From a single Vibrio tubiashii genomic region:
- the ccoG gene encoding cytochrome c oxidase accessory protein CcoG — MSQDKIDIKDVTPKAFNPKAHKNKGDRFNPSNRIYVRESKGTFQQLRRYGGWFLLVFFALIPWIPYGERQAILLDFGNQQFNFFGTTLYPQDLTLLALLFMIAAFGLFFLTTFLGRVWCGYLCPQTVWTFMYIWFEEKLEGSANKRRKQDSGKLTANLAMRKGVKHLAWWAIALATGFTFTGYFVPIKDLVVGFFTFNAEFWPVFWVLFFAGCTYANAGWMRSIMCVHMCPYARFQSAMFDKDTFIVGYDSKRGETRGPRSRKADHKALGLGDCIDCDLCVQVCPTGIDIRDGLQYECINCGACIDACDKTMDRMGYEKGLISYTTEHRLSGKHTKVARPKLLGYGAVLLVMIGLFFVQVASVEPAGLSVLRDRNQLFRVNGLGEVENTYTLKIINKTQQEQEYKLSVEGLSDVSWYGKQTIQVEPGEVLNLPMSLGVNPDNLSSSVSTIQFILSDSEDFTIEVESRFIKKL, encoded by the coding sequence ATGAGTCAGGATAAAATCGATATCAAAGATGTGACTCCCAAGGCCTTTAACCCTAAGGCCCATAAAAACAAAGGGGACAGGTTTAATCCCAGCAACCGAATCTATGTTCGCGAGAGTAAAGGTACCTTTCAACAGCTACGTCGTTATGGCGGCTGGTTCCTACTGGTTTTCTTTGCTCTTATTCCTTGGATACCTTATGGCGAACGCCAAGCTATCTTGCTCGACTTTGGCAATCAGCAGTTTAACTTTTTCGGCACCACACTTTATCCGCAAGACTTAACTCTGCTTGCACTGCTATTTATGATTGCCGCCTTTGGTCTCTTTTTCCTCACCACTTTCTTAGGTCGAGTTTGGTGTGGCTACTTATGCCCGCAAACAGTGTGGACCTTTATGTATATTTGGTTCGAAGAAAAACTAGAAGGCAGCGCCAACAAACGTCGCAAGCAAGATTCAGGAAAACTCACTGCCAATCTAGCAATGCGCAAAGGCGTAAAACACTTAGCTTGGTGGGCAATTGCCCTTGCTACCGGCTTCACCTTTACCGGTTATTTTGTACCGATCAAAGACTTAGTAGTTGGCTTCTTCACCTTTAATGCCGAATTCTGGCCGGTATTCTGGGTTCTATTTTTCGCGGGCTGTACTTACGCCAACGCAGGTTGGATGCGCTCTATTATGTGTGTTCACATGTGTCCTTACGCTCGTTTCCAATCAGCTATGTTCGACAAAGATACCTTTATCGTCGGCTACGATAGCAAACGTGGCGAAACGCGAGGCCCTCGTTCACGAAAAGCCGATCACAAAGCTCTGGGCTTAGGTGACTGTATTGACTGTGACCTTTGTGTTCAGGTTTGCCCAACCGGTATCGATATCCGTGACGGCCTACAGTATGAATGTATTAACTGTGGTGCTTGTATTGATGCCTGTGACAAAACCATGGATCGCATGGGCTATGAAAAAGGCCTGATTAGCTACACCACGGAGCACCGTCTCTCTGGCAAGCATACTAAGGTCGCGCGTCCCAAACTGCTCGGTTATGGCGCGGTACTGTTAGTGATGATTGGCTTGTTCTTTGTTCAGGTTGCTAGTGTCGAACCTGCTGGTTTGAGTGTTCTTCGTGACCGTAATCAGTTGTTCAGAGTCAATGGCTTAGGTGAAGTAGAGAATACCTACACCCTGAAAATCATTAATAAAACTCAACAAGAACAAGAGTACAAACTCAGCGTTGAAGGCCTAAGTGATGTCTCTTGGTATGGCAAACAAACCATTCAAGTTGAACCGGGTGAAGTCCTTAACCTACCAATGAGTTTAGGCGTCAATCCTGACAATCTCAGCTCTTCAGTTTCAACAATTCAGTTTATACTGTCCGATAGCGAAGACTTCACTATTGAGGTAGAAAGCCGCTTTATTAAGAAACTCTAA
- a CDS encoding YihD family protein, translating into MKCHRIEELLELLEPEWQKDQELNLLQMIVKLAQEAGYEGKLEDLTDDVLIYHLKMRNSDKNEMIPGLKKDQEDDFKTAILRARGLID; encoded by the coding sequence ATGAAGTGTCACCGTATTGAGGAGCTACTAGAGCTACTTGAACCTGAATGGCAAAAAGATCAGGAACTTAACCTGCTACAGATGATCGTTAAGCTCGCTCAAGAAGCAGGCTATGAAGGCAAACTAGAAGATCTGACAGACGATGTTCTTATTTACCATCTAAAAATGCGCAACAGTGACAAAAATGAAATGATTCCTGGTCTAAAGAAAGACCAAGAAGATGATTTTAAAACGGCGATTCTGCGTGCCCGTGGTCTTATTGACTAG